GGCCTACTCGGAACTGAGCCTTGGAAACCTGACCTTCCGGGTGGTGGCGGAACGGCTGGCTGAAACAGCACTGGTGCCCGCTATGCGTTCGGCCGGAGTGGCCCTGCTGGCAACGATCCTCACTGCCGGATTGGTTTTTATTGCCACTCTCCGTACTGCAAGAAGGATTACCCGTCCGGTTAAGCTCTTAACTGAAGCAGCTTTGAATATTAAAGATCAGAGCTTTTATCCCGGAATTACCATCGGTGGATTTGAGGAAATTGCCGATTTGTCGCAGGCTTTTGATTCCATGACCCGTAATCTGCAACGTATGCTGGAAGAACTGGAACATGAAATTCAGATCAGGAAGGATTCTGAAGAGGCTCTTTCCTTAAGCGAAGAGCGTTTTCGTTCCATGTTCGAATTCAATTCCGTTGCCATGCTGCTTATTGATCCTGAGAACGGCAGAATACTTGAAGCCAACAATGCTGCAAGCCGTTTTTACGGCTGGTCAGTAGAGGAAATGACTTCATTTTATATCGGCGATATCAACGTCGCAGGGCATGCTGCTCTTAGGGAACGGATGAAAAAAGTTGTGGATGGGGAAATTTCAAGATTTGAATTTCAGCACAGGCTGGCTGACGGCAGAATCTGCGATGTGGATGTTTATACCGGGCCCATCCCCTTGGAAGGAAAGCATGTCGTTTTTTCCAGCATCATTGATATTACTAAACGCAAGGAAGCGGAGCGGGAACTGCAGGATAGCGAAGAAAGGTTCCGCGCGCTGCACAATGCTTCTTTCGGCGGGATTGCCATACATGAGCAGGGCCTAATTCTGGATTGCAATCAGGGACTTGCCGAAGTTTCCGGTTACGGTATTGCCGAGCTTGAAGGACTGGATATTACCCGGTTGATCGCTGAGAAATCGCGGGCCGTGGTGGAAAAAAACATCCGTGACGGTGTAGAAAAAGCATACGAGGCCAATGGCATACACAAAGATGGCACTGAATATCCGGTTCATCTGGAATCAAGAAATATTCCCTATCAGGGCCGTGTTGTTCAGGTGCTTGAGTTCAGGGATTTGACAGATCAGAAAAGGGCTGAGGAATTTATAATTCAGAACGAAAAGATGATGTCACTGGGCGGTCTTGCTGCAGGCATGGCCCACGAGATCAACAATCCGCTGGCGGCCATTGTGGGCTCCTGCCAGAATCTGCAGAACAGGCTGCTTAAGGATATTCCCAAAAACAGGGCTGTGGCAGATGAATGCGGCATTTCGTTTGATCATATCCTTCGCTATGCCGAGGCTCGCGATTGCGACAATATGGTGCAGTCCATTTATGAATCCGGGAAGAGGGCCGCGGATATTGTCAAAGACATGCTCAGTTTCAGCCGCAGGAATGAGAAATCCCTGATCAGCAACAAGATTACCGAGCTGATGGATAACACCCTCAAGCTGGTCAGTAATGATTATGATCTCAAAAAGAATTATGATTTCAAGAAGATCAAAATCGTCAGGGAGTATGAAGACGGTAACAGCAATGTTGTTTGTTACAGCAACCAGATTCAACAGGTCTTTTTTAATCTGCTTAAAAACGCCGCCCATGCCATGTCGGAAAAAGAATATATCGACGATGCGCCCCGGATAATTATCAGAAGTTACTCCCGCAACGCAGTGAGCTTTATTGAAGTGGAGGATAACGGTACCGGCTTGGCAGAGGGTGCAAAACAAAGGGTTTTTGAACCTTTCTTTTCCACCAAAAGTCCCGGAAAAGGAACCGGGCTTGGGTTGTCCGTATCTTATTTTATTGTGGTGAAGCAGCATTGCGGTTCCATGGAAGTTGTTTCCGAACCCGGAAAATGGACCCGTTTTGTAATTAGTCTGCCCATGGAAGGCCCGCAATCACAGGAAGGTATTGGGGAAGCTTGATTTTTTGTACTAAATTCAGGGAAGAGTGTTGACAGCCAGCGCAGGATTCTATAAACACTCTTCTCACCCAACAGCGTGGGGCTGTAGCTCAGTTGGGAGAGCGCTTGAATGGCATTCAAGAGGCCGTGGGTTCGATTCCCTCCAGCTCCACCAAGATATTTCTTAAGGCTTACGATGAAAATCGTAAGCCTTTTTTTTGTAACCTGTTTTCGATGTGGCCGGTAGAGTCCGGTCAATCAGGGCTGAATTTCCTTTAAGAAAATTTCACCAGTCCACTTATAGCCTTCTTCTTTAAAATCTTTAAAATGCTTTGGGTCTGTGATGTTGTTTTCAATCAACCACCTGATAAAGCGACCTTTAATGTGCTTTCCCTGATGGCCTGCAGGCATTTTTTTTCCTGCTTTTTTCAGGACAAATTCAACTTCAATTCCATGATCATAGTTCACAGCCTTCTTGTGTGCCTGCGGCAATAAATCAATAACAAATTTATCTTTTAATTGTTCTGAATTGGAATTCAGCCATAGTTTGGCAGCCTTTAATTTATCAATTTTCAGGCGATAATCAGGAATCAAATCAGTGGGGCGGACAAGGCCGAACAGCCCTGACACAATTAATACTTTTTCATCGAAGTCTGATTTGTTTTTCAAAGTCTGATAATCAATAGCGTCATAAACAACACCAGTATACCTTTCAATTGCCGGCATTGTTTTTGAGCTTAAGACGTTCTTATTTGCAGTGATTGCTTTCTCAAGCGCATTTTTCTTAAGTCCGTACAGCTTTTTAGGGTCAGCTTCTTTGATCGCTTCAATTAAGTTGGCAGCAATACCTGATACAGACTTTAAAGGTTCATTCTTCCCCCCGTCAGCTTTGCCCTCTGATGGTGGAATCAAGATGATGGTTTTCATAAGATATTAAACTAACCGGGCTACGCAGGGTTGTCCATTTTTTTGCTGCATGTGTCCATTATGCCTGTCATACCTTTTCATTGTACACTTATTTCCCACACATGCTTGACTCCACTGGTGGCAGCGGTAAATATGGGGTATTAATTTCGAGAAGCTGTCGGTATTTATATATTTCAAGGAGAACCCATGTTCCGGTCAATCAGTACTAGGATTTCATATATAGTCGCTGCTGTTGTTGTCGCTTCCACGCTGGTTACGCTGATTTTCACCAGTTCCACCCTTGAGGATGATCTGATTGACGGGCAGGGACGTAGTGCCCGGAACACCATCAGGATGGGCATGCTCTATCTGCAGGAGGGGCATCAGTCTCTTGACCGTTACCGCAAGCATGCCTTTGATGACCGCAAACAGGCCATCAAAGATGCCATGACCATCTTCCTCGGACAGATTGATAATTTTTACGCTCTCTACAAGTCCGGAAAACTCACTGAAGAGCAGGCCAAGAATGCGGCTTACCGCCTTGCCCGCAATACCAGATATTTCAACAACGACTATTTTTTCATCTACACTGATAAACTGCACGCGCTGGCCCATCCTAACCGCGCTCTTGAAGGGCGTGATCTGTCTAAATTAAAGGATAATAACGGTTATGCCTTCGGCCCGGATATGATCCGCAAGGCCACTCGCGAAGGGGGCGGTTATGTGAAACTGTTATGGCCCCGGCTCGGGGAGTCTGCAGCCAGTCCTAAAATCCTGTATGTGAAAGGGTTCCCCAGGTGGAATTGGATCATCGGGACCGGGGCGTATGTTGATGACATTGAGGCTGCAGTAGAAAGGCAGAAAAAGGGTTTGATCAAGGAAATGCGTAAGGGATTTTCTCAGATTCGTCTTGCCGAGACCGGGCGTCTTTTTATCTTTAATAATGATAAAAAGGTGCTGGTGCCGCCTCTTGGTGCTGGGCCTGATTTTGAGAAGACCATTAACCTGAATACCGGGAAGACTCTGATCCATGATCTGAAAGAGATTGGTAAACTGGGTGAATGGCGGCTTGATTACAAGGTCCGCAGACAGGACGGGCAGATTGTCGAACGTCAGTCGTATGTCCGGTTTTTCGCTCCTCTGGGCTGGTATGTGGCTTCCACCGTGCCCATGCGTGAAGTTTTTGCCCCTGTTGAGGACCTGATCATGAAGCAGGGTGGGATCAGTTTTCTGATTCTGCTGCTGACCATCGGGGTTATTTATTGGGTGATCCGGAGAATTTGTCTGCCTATCCGCAGTGTCTCTAAGGTTGCATTTCACGTTTCCAAGGGAGACCTGCGTGAAGCCCGTAAAGTTTTTGCCATGGCCACGGATAAGGGGCACCTTAGAAAGGTGGTTGATTCCTTTGAGACAGGTAAGGAGAAGCGTTTTGACGAGGTTGACTATCTTGTCAAATCCATCCACACCATGCTGCTTACCCTGAACTCACTGGTCAGTCAGGTGCAGAGGTCCGGGGATCAGGTTACAGGATCGGCCCTCAAGCTGGGGACAGCCATCAATCAGCTGGAAGCGGCAGTGGAAAATCAGGCTGCGGCGACACAGGAACTGGGCAGTTCTTCGCGTGAGATTTCCGCGACCTCTCAGGAACTGGCCCGGACCATGAACGAGTCTACCACTGTTGCGGTTTCCACCGGAGATCTGGCTGCGCAGGGCGTGCGTGATCTAGGCGAAATGGGCCAGACAATGGATGCCATGCGCGATGCTTCAGGCGGTATCTTTTCCAAGCTTTCGGTGATCAATTCCAAGGCGGCCAACATCAGCTCGGTGGTTACTTCCATTTCCAAGATTTCAGAGCAGATCAACCTGCTTTCCCTGAACGCTGCCATTGAAGCGGAAAAGGCCGGGGAATTCGGGCAGGGCTTTTCTGTCGTAGCCCGTGAAATTCGCAAACTTGCCGATCAGACCGCCATGTCCACCCTTGATATCGAAAAAATCGTGGCCGAGATGCTTTCCGCTGTTTCCGCCGGGGTTATGGAGATGGATAAGTTCCGCAAGCAGGTGGAGAACGGGGTCAGCAATGTGGCTGTGCTCGGGGACGGTATCTCAGGTGTCGTAACTCAGGTCCAGACCCTGACTCCGCGCTTTGAGTCGGTCAACGAAGGTATGCAGAACCAGAGCGAAGGAGCGGAGC
This portion of the Desulfovibrio sp. JC010 genome encodes:
- a CDS encoding methyl-accepting chemotaxis protein: MFRSISTRISYIVAAVVVASTLVTLIFTSSTLEDDLIDGQGRSARNTIRMGMLYLQEGHQSLDRYRKHAFDDRKQAIKDAMTIFLGQIDNFYALYKSGKLTEEQAKNAAYRLARNTRYFNNDYFFIYTDKLHALAHPNRALEGRDLSKLKDNNGYAFGPDMIRKATREGGGYVKLLWPRLGESAASPKILYVKGFPRWNWIIGTGAYVDDIEAAVERQKKGLIKEMRKGFSQIRLAETGRLFIFNNDKKVLVPPLGAGPDFEKTINLNTGKTLIHDLKEIGKLGEWRLDYKVRRQDGQIVERQSYVRFFAPLGWYVASTVPMREVFAPVEDLIMKQGGISFLILLLTIGVIYWVIRRICLPIRSVSKVAFHVSKGDLREARKVFAMATDKGHLRKVVDSFETGKEKRFDEVDYLVKSIHTMLLTLNSLVSQVQRSGDQVTGSALKLGTAINQLEAAVENQAAATQELGSSSREISATSQELARTMNESTTVAVSTGDLAAQGVRDLGEMGQTMDAMRDASGGIFSKLSVINSKAANISSVVTSISKISEQINLLSLNAAIEAEKAGEFGQGFSVVAREIRKLADQTAMSTLDIEKIVAEMLSAVSAGVMEMDKFRKQVENGVSNVAVLGDGISGVVTQVQTLTPRFESVNEGMQNQSEGAEQISKAMIQLSETSIQTKDALSEFVVITEQLANSVASLEEEVAAFQVEQD
- a CDS encoding PAS domain S-box protein — encoded protein: MRTLYSILFRSYIVLALVPLVLLGIMLTVWIASGQIAASYRQEQSMARHVAHDLKRHFSALEEKLFSLNQFRNFTTVSDVEAQHFAKELVARQNSICSLVLLDGDGRIRCRVSSSKVYDSSEPLGAADSALFEQTVSAGKVTYGRVYEGGNCGGRILQVGVPLKDRMSGKTGVVLLADFRLSTAWRDVTEQNFQDGESLFLVGADGQVLAHPNPSFVLAKKKALSIDDGKLRKNISGDYVIGAYSELSLGNLTFRVVAERLAETALVPAMRSAGVALLATILTAGLVFIATLRTARRITRPVKLLTEAALNIKDQSFYPGITIGGFEEIADLSQAFDSMTRNLQRMLEELEHEIQIRKDSEEALSLSEERFRSMFEFNSVAMLLIDPENGRILEANNAASRFYGWSVEEMTSFYIGDINVAGHAALRERMKKVVDGEISRFEFQHRLADGRICDVDVYTGPIPLEGKHVVFSSIIDITKRKEAERELQDSEERFRALHNASFGGIAIHEQGLILDCNQGLAEVSGYGIAELEGLDITRLIAEKSRAVVEKNIRDGVEKAYEANGIHKDGTEYPVHLESRNIPYQGRVVQVLEFRDLTDQKRAEEFIIQNEKMMSLGGLAAGMAHEINNPLAAIVGSCQNLQNRLLKDIPKNRAVADECGISFDHILRYAEARDCDNMVQSIYESGKRAADIVKDMLSFSRRNEKSLISNKITELMDNTLKLVSNDYDLKKNYDFKKIKIVREYEDGNSNVVCYSNQIQQVFFNLLKNAAHAMSEKEYIDDAPRIIIRSYSRNAVSFIEVEDNGTGLAEGAKQRVFEPFFSTKSPGKGTGLGLSVSYFIVVKQHCGSMEVVSEPGKWTRFVISLPMEGPQSQEGIGEA
- a CDS encoding YaaA family protein, with product MKTIILIPPSEGKADGGKNEPLKSVSGIAANLIEAIKEADPKKLYGLKKNALEKAITANKNVLSSKTMPAIERYTGVVYDAIDYQTLKNKSDFDEKVLIVSGLFGLVRPTDLIPDYRLKIDKLKAAKLWLNSNSEQLKDKFVIDLLPQAHKKAVNYDHGIEVEFVLKKAGKKMPAGHQGKHIKGRFIRWLIENNITDPKHFKDFKEEGYKWTGEIFLKEIQP